Proteins from a single region of Desulfosporosinus sp. Sb-LF:
- a CDS encoding dipeptide ABC transporter ATP-binding protein codes for MSVREEYILEINNLVKHFPLDGGLFSKKQQVVQAVNGISFKVKRGETLGIVGESGCGKSTAGRSIIRLYEPTAGQIIFEGKDVTKAKGNDLMELRRNMQMIFQDPYASLNPRMTVGDIVAEALDIHKLAKGQQRTNRIFELLKIVGLNPEHANRFPHEFSGGQRQRIGIARALAVNPSLIICDEPISALDVSIQAQVVNMLEELQEKLGLTYLFIAHDLSMVKYISHRIAVMYLGRIVELTSSNDLYINPMHPYTQGLLSAIPIPDPIVEGKRQRIVPTGSVPSPIDPPSGCYFRTRCPHAIAVCAEEAPVLKDMGNNHLVACHLV; via the coding sequence ATGTCAGTACGTGAAGAATATATCTTAGAAATCAATAATTTGGTCAAACACTTCCCCTTAGATGGCGGTTTGTTTTCCAAGAAACAACAAGTAGTACAGGCTGTTAATGGAATTAGCTTCAAGGTAAAAAGAGGGGAAACCCTAGGGATAGTTGGGGAAAGTGGCTGTGGTAAATCAACGGCCGGAAGGTCAATTATTCGCCTTTATGAACCTACTGCTGGTCAAATCATCTTTGAAGGTAAGGACGTGACTAAGGCTAAAGGGAATGACTTGATGGAGCTTCGTCGCAATATGCAAATGATTTTTCAAGATCCCTATGCTTCGCTAAATCCTCGAATGACTGTGGGGGATATTGTGGCGGAAGCCTTGGATATTCATAAATTAGCTAAAGGGCAGCAACGCACAAATCGGATTTTTGAATTGCTTAAAATTGTAGGGTTAAATCCAGAACATGCCAACCGGTTCCCCCATGAGTTTTCGGGAGGACAACGGCAGAGAATAGGTATTGCTAGAGCTCTGGCAGTTAACCCAAGTTTGATAATTTGCGATGAGCCTATCTCTGCGCTGGATGTATCTATCCAGGCTCAAGTTGTAAATATGTTAGAGGAATTACAAGAAAAGTTGGGGTTAACATATTTGTTTATTGCTCATGACTTATCAATGGTTAAGTATATTTCGCACCGCATTGCGGTCATGTATTTGGGTCGAATTGTTGAGCTTACTAGCAGTAACGATCTTTATATAAATCCAATGCATCCGTATACTCAAGGATTGCTAAGTGCTATTCCTATTCCTGATCCAATTGTAGAAGGAAAACGACAGCGCATTGTACCTACTGGAAGTGTGCCGAGTCCGATCGACCCTCCTTCGGGTTGTTATTTCCGTACCCGATGTCCACATGCTATAGCGGTTTGTGCTGAGGAAGCGCCAGTCTTAAAAGATATGGGTAATAATCACTTAGTTGCGTGTCACCTAGTTTAG
- a CDS encoding thymidylate kinase: MKGKLIIIEAGDGSGKATQTEELYRRLVLEKFLVKKIEFPNYTSESAALVKMYLKGEFGTSPDEISPYVASTFYTVDRYASFKKEWEEFYNSGGIILSDRYTTSNMVHQAAKIADEAERNKYLDWLYDFEYRKFRLPIPDCVIFLDMPPEVSFGLISKRANKSSDIQRDIHEADEQYLIKSYNNANWIASKYHWHKVECVSNSRLKTIQEIHDEVYRLVSAELLRPQEY, translated from the coding sequence ATGAAAGGTAAGCTCATTATCATCGAGGCGGGTGATGGAAGTGGAAAGGCTACGCAGACTGAGGAATTATACCGAAGATTAGTATTAGAAAAGTTTCTTGTAAAGAAGATAGAGTTTCCGAATTATACAAGTGAATCTGCCGCTTTAGTTAAGATGTATCTTAAGGGGGAATTTGGTACTAGCCCAGATGAGATAAGTCCGTATGTCGCATCTACATTTTATACTGTAGATCGCTACGCTTCTTTTAAGAAAGAATGGGAAGAGTTTTATAATAGCGGTGGCATTATACTCAGCGATCGCTATACAACCTCTAATATGGTTCATCAAGCTGCAAAAATAGCGGATGAAGCTGAAAGAAATAAATACTTAGACTGGTTATATGATTTTGAATATCGTAAGTTTAGGTTGCCTATTCCAGATTGTGTAATTTTTCTTGACATGCCTCCAGAGGTTAGTTTTGGTCTTATCTCTAAGAGGGCTAATAAATCTTCTGATATTCAGAGAGATATTCATGAGGCTGATGAACAATATCTTATCAAATCGTACAATAACGCAAATTGGATTGCGAGTAAGTATCATTGGCATAAAGTAGAGTGTGTAAGTAATAGCCGCCTTAAAACGATCCAGGAAATTCATGATGAAGTTTACAGGCTGGTCAGTGCCGAGTTGTTAAGGCCGCAAGAATATTAA
- a CDS encoding polysaccharide deacetylase family protein, with the protein MRIIIFKRPSWRNIALWGILLFVLIAYRENVTSVFSGKLKPIYSATVNTQAIGLTFDISWGEKTAEPILDILKKEGIHATFFLSSPWADKHQTLVQRMVTEGHEIGSHGNRHIDLNTLAASEIEHEISTAQQVLEKITGQKVRLIRAPNGAYDNKVIATANKLGYRVIQWSVDSLDWKRPGSSAVINNVINGIRSGGGAKSGDIILFHASDSAPDTVQALPTVIQNLKTKGHTLIPVGQLLSQASSTWPPESNLTEKPLAPAQ; encoded by the coding sequence ATGCGAATTATTATTTTCAAACGTCCATCATGGCGTAATATTGCCCTCTGGGGAATCCTGTTGTTCGTTTTAATTGCTTACCGTGAAAATGTTACCTCTGTATTTTCTGGAAAATTAAAACCAATTTACTCTGCTACCGTCAATACGCAAGCAATCGGACTGACCTTTGATATCAGTTGGGGAGAAAAGACCGCAGAACCCATACTGGATATTCTTAAGAAGGAAGGGATTCATGCCACATTTTTCCTCTCGAGTCCTTGGGCAGACAAACATCAAACTTTGGTGCAAAGAATGGTGACTGAAGGGCATGAAATTGGATCGCACGGAAACCGTCATATCGATCTCAATACTTTGGCGGCAAGCGAAATAGAGCACGAAATCTCCACTGCCCAACAAGTCCTCGAAAAAATCACAGGTCAGAAAGTAAGGTTAATCCGTGCACCCAATGGGGCTTATGATAATAAGGTTATCGCCACAGCTAATAAGCTCGGTTACCGTGTCATCCAATGGAGTGTGGATTCTCTCGACTGGAAAAGACCAGGCTCTAGTGCTGTCATAAATAATGTAATTAACGGTATCCGCTCCGGTGGTGGTGCAAAATCTGGAGACATAATTTTGTTTCACGCGTCTGATTCAGCCCCAGATACCGTTCAGGCCTTGCCCACCGTCATTCAAAACCTTAAAACCAAGGGACACACCCTAATTCCGGTCGGACAATTACTCTCTCAGGCAAGTAGTACATGGCCACCTGAAAGTAACCTAACTGAAAAGCCTCTCGCCCCTGCTCAATAA
- a CDS encoding dipeptide ABC transporter ATP-binding protein, which yields MTETKSKTETLLKVENLQKYFPIRKGIVVQKHVGDVKAVDRVSFDIRRGETLGMVGESGCGKSTIGRTILRLLEPTAGKVIFEGKVLNDLSGEEMRKMRSQMQMIFQDPYASLNPRMRVGDIIGEPILIHGTSNRAEREKRVRKLLDVVGLSPYHGARYPHEFSGGQRQRIGIARALSVNPKLIVCDEPVSALDVSIQAQVINLLEDLQREFDLTYLFIAHDLSVVKHISNRIVVMYLGKMVELTDSDELYNNPQHPYTIALLSAIPVPDPTVKKDRIILKGDVPSPVNPPSGCRFHTRCPKAQGICKEQDPEFRDIGAGHFVACHLVK from the coding sequence ATGACTGAAACTAAAAGCAAGACGGAAACGTTATTAAAAGTAGAAAATCTGCAAAAGTATTTCCCGATTCGAAAGGGAATTGTTGTTCAAAAGCACGTAGGGGATGTTAAAGCTGTTGATCGGGTATCCTTCGATATTCGACGTGGGGAGACGCTCGGCATGGTTGGGGAAAGTGGGTGTGGAAAATCAACGATTGGTCGAACGATCTTAAGATTACTTGAACCAACTGCTGGAAAAGTAATCTTTGAAGGAAAGGTTCTTAATGATCTGTCTGGTGAAGAAATGCGCAAAATGCGTAGTCAAATGCAAATGATTTTCCAAGACCCCTATGCCTCTTTGAATCCTCGAATGAGGGTCGGGGACATCATTGGAGAACCCATTCTGATCCATGGGACTTCCAATCGTGCTGAACGTGAGAAAAGGGTTCGTAAACTTTTAGATGTTGTTGGCTTAAGTCCTTACCATGGAGCACGCTACCCGCACGAATTCTCGGGTGGCCAACGTCAACGGATTGGAATTGCCAGGGCCTTGTCTGTTAACCCAAAGCTCATAGTTTGCGATGAACCTGTGTCTGCCTTGGACGTGTCGATCCAAGCTCAGGTTATTAACTTATTGGAAGATTTGCAGCGTGAGTTTGATTTGACATATCTATTTATTGCTCATGATTTATCAGTAGTTAAACATATAAGTAATCGGATTGTGGTTATGTACTTGGGTAAAATGGTAGAACTCACAGATTCTGATGAACTTTACAATAATCCACAACATCCTTATACGATAGCACTGTTATCAGCAATCCCAGTTCCGGATCCGACGGTTAAGAAAGATCGCATTATCCTGAAGGGGGATGTTCCAAGCCCAGTTAATCCCCCTTCAGGTTGCCGTTTTCATACTCGTTGCCCAAAAGCGCAAGGGATTTGCAAGGAGCAGGATCCAGAGTTTAGAGATATAGGTGCTGGTCATTTCGTGGCCTGTCACTTGGTAAAGTAA
- a CDS encoding tetratricopeptide repeat protein has translation MYDEELSAWRNLMESGTQCLGEEQYLKAEKYYMLGVLKAYQLSVPEIIAFTLRLLATVRVRLGNLEFAKEGFKEALSICEEIQNTKGMAEAWAGLASVSVKKGMFKDASWEYERSISVYPSSSPQLRLSMLYADLGQVYAALKDWTSAKSAYIKARELCRLHGFPKGEGELDVLLGELCFRQGEETDALINLKHACQVFAQINDMISLSNTLQYLALLYFDQDEIQLAFNCQQRAVALCIKFNTINVFSESCYFLGKIEQFLENYEEAKYYLGLSIRFYPEYDLDLALRYQSLAGIFFLCMDLDKAETNYLIALDFYEKVGDDLRAGEVFEALAALREIRERKKGPMKVHNELEKYHQSEFALEALVRLAELYEKKRNFREALEYYWKALEMGRDAELTTDWIESRVQRVSKRLRRKS, from the coding sequence ATGTATGATGAGGAATTATCCGCTTGGCGGAACCTTATGGAGAGTGGAACACAGTGTCTTGGAGAAGAACAGTATCTTAAAGCAGAAAAATATTATATGCTAGGCGTTTTAAAGGCGTATCAATTATCCGTTCCGGAAATCATTGCATTTACGTTACGGCTATTAGCTACAGTAAGAGTACGCTTAGGAAATCTGGAGTTTGCTAAAGAGGGTTTTAAAGAAGCGTTAAGTATTTGCGAAGAAATCCAGAATACTAAAGGGATGGCAGAAGCATGGGCGGGGTTAGCAAGTGTTTCGGTTAAAAAAGGAATGTTTAAGGATGCGAGCTGGGAGTATGAACGGTCGATTTCTGTTTATCCGAGCTCATCTCCACAGCTAAGGCTGAGTATGCTCTATGCAGATCTCGGTCAGGTTTATGCAGCTCTTAAAGATTGGACTTCAGCCAAGAGTGCCTATATAAAAGCCCGTGAACTTTGTCGTTTACACGGGTTCCCAAAAGGTGAAGGAGAGTTAGACGTTCTTCTAGGAGAATTGTGCTTTCGCCAAGGGGAAGAAACGGATGCACTTATTAATTTGAAGCATGCTTGTCAGGTTTTTGCACAAATTAATGATATGATCTCTTTGTCAAATACGTTACAATACTTGGCGTTACTCTACTTTGATCAGGATGAAATACAGTTGGCTTTTAATTGTCAACAAAGGGCGGTTGCACTATGCATAAAGTTTAATACTATTAATGTATTTAGTGAAAGCTGCTATTTTTTGGGTAAAATTGAGCAGTTTCTAGAGAACTATGAAGAGGCAAAATATTATCTCGGGTTGTCAATACGGTTTTACCCCGAATACGATTTAGACCTTGCTTTGCGTTATCAAAGCTTAGCGGGTATTTTCTTTCTCTGTATGGATTTAGACAAGGCTGAAACCAATTATTTAATTGCCCTAGATTTCTATGAGAAAGTAGGGGATGACTTGCGAGCTGGAGAGGTATTTGAAGCTTTGGCAGCTCTTAGAGAAATTCGGGAGCGTAAGAAAGGTCCTATGAAAGTGCATAACGAATTAGAAAAATACCATCAAAGTGAGTTCGCTCTGGAAGCTCTGGTTCGTTTGGCAGAGTTGTATGAAAAGAAACGCAATTTCAGGGAAGCCCTAGAATATTACTGGAAGGCTCTTGAAATGGGACGGGATGCTGAATTGACGACTGACTGGATTGAGTCAAGGGTTCAGCGTGTGTCGAAGCGACTTCGTAGAAAAAGTTAA
- a CDS encoding ABC transporter ATP-binding protein, whose product MSQELLLQVKDLRTHFYTEAGVVKAVDGVNLEINKGETLGVVGESGSGKSITAMSIMRLIPVPPGKIVSGEIIFNGKDLLKTSESEMMKIRGNEIAMIFQDPMTSLNPVLTVGDQIMEAIVLHQNVGRSEAKKKAIEMLKKVGIPEAESRVKNYPHQFSGGMRQRVMIAMALSCNPKLLVADEPTTALDVTIQAQILDLMNNLKKDFGTAIMLITHDLGVVAELCQKVLVMYAGNTVEYTDAKSLFAMPKHPYTWGLLGSLPKLEESEKQRLEPIEGQPPDLRHLPQGCNFAPRCKHKKPLCEQQKPALHEIEPGHFVSCLLYGEGGNRND is encoded by the coding sequence ATGAGTCAAGAACTCTTACTTCAAGTAAAGGATCTTAGAACTCACTTCTACACAGAAGCTGGCGTTGTAAAGGCGGTCGACGGAGTTAATCTCGAGATCAATAAAGGGGAAACTCTCGGTGTTGTAGGAGAATCTGGGTCAGGAAAAAGTATTACAGCCATGTCGATTATGCGTCTCATTCCTGTACCTCCCGGGAAAATTGTAAGCGGGGAAATAATCTTTAATGGTAAAGATCTGCTCAAAACGTCAGAATCTGAAATGATGAAGATCCGCGGTAATGAAATTGCTATGATTTTTCAGGATCCGATGACTTCCTTGAATCCCGTGCTTACGGTTGGGGATCAAATCATGGAAGCTATAGTACTTCATCAGAATGTCGGACGCTCAGAGGCTAAGAAAAAGGCCATTGAGATGTTGAAAAAGGTAGGTATTCCTGAGGCTGAAAGTCGCGTCAAGAATTACCCCCACCAATTTAGTGGTGGTATGAGGCAACGTGTCATGATCGCCATGGCTTTGTCATGCAATCCGAAACTACTCGTGGCTGACGAGCCAACCACTGCACTTGATGTGACGATACAAGCACAGATTTTAGACTTAATGAACAACCTGAAAAAGGATTTTGGTACGGCAATAATGTTGATTACCCACGATCTAGGGGTTGTCGCTGAATTATGTCAAAAGGTTTTAGTTATGTATGCTGGAAACACGGTTGAATACACGGACGCTAAGTCATTGTTTGCAATGCCCAAACATCCGTATACTTGGGGTTTGCTAGGGTCGTTACCTAAACTTGAAGAGTCTGAAAAACAACGTCTAGAACCGATTGAAGGGCAGCCACCTGATTTGCGCCATTTACCACAGGGCTGTAATTTCGCACCGCGGTGTAAACACAAGAAGCCCCTTTGCGAACAGCAAAAACCAGCCCTGCATGAGATTGAACCTGGCCATTTCGTCAGTTGCCTCTTATATGGAGAAGGGGGTAACAGGAATGACTGA
- a CDS encoding YitT family protein produces the protein MGIIIGATIVSTSINTLIIPNQIADGGVTGIAIILHYLFHWPVSWAVFLLNLPLFILGLRLVGRNFLILSVVGVGVLSATLTLTTHLPVLTHDTLLAAISGGVLSGIGMGIIFRSRGSLGGTDILAVLFARTTPFSVGQILLGIDGIIFLVVAVLFRPEMAMYAMIYMFIATRVVDLVQEGLSHSKSVMVVTTQPQGIAEEIMAKLERGVTLFQATGAFSGEAKQVVYCVINRTELSQFKEIVRDQDPKAFVAISEVPEVVGEGFSSWKGH, from the coding sequence ATGGGGATTATTATAGGTGCTACTATCGTGAGCACTAGTATTAATACTCTAATTATTCCGAATCAAATCGCTGATGGCGGGGTCACAGGAATCGCTATTATTTTGCATTATTTATTTCATTGGCCAGTGAGTTGGGCTGTCTTTCTGTTGAACCTACCGCTCTTTATCTTGGGACTTCGATTGGTAGGACGAAATTTCTTAATTCTAAGTGTCGTTGGTGTTGGCGTGCTCTCAGCCACCCTTACCCTAACAACGCATCTTCCGGTTTTGACCCATGATACGTTACTGGCGGCAATATCTGGAGGGGTCTTGTCAGGAATTGGCATGGGTATTATTTTTCGTTCTAGGGGTTCGCTTGGTGGCACAGATATTTTAGCTGTCTTGTTTGCTAGAACAACTCCTTTCAGTGTAGGACAAATATTATTGGGAATTGACGGGATTATTTTTCTAGTGGTTGCCGTTTTGTTTCGACCTGAAATGGCTATGTACGCCATGATTTATATGTTTATTGCTACCCGTGTTGTAGATCTTGTACAGGAAGGTCTTAGTCACTCGAAGTCAGTTATGGTGGTTACCACCCAGCCCCAGGGAATTGCTGAGGAGATTATGGCAAAGCTTGAAAGAGGGGTTACACTTTTTCAAGCAACCGGGGCTTTCTCGGGTGAGGCTAAACAAGTTGTTTATTGCGTCATAAACCGTACGGAGCTGTCCCAATTCAAAGAAATTGTTCGTGATCAAGATCCTAAGGCCTTTGTTGCTATTTCTGAGGTGCCAGAAGTGGTGGGAGAAGGATTCTCATCCTGGAAAGGTCATTGA
- a CDS encoding ABC transporter permease, whose protein sequence is MVKYLIQRIASAFLVLFLVISLTFVLMHAIPGGPFSSEKVLPDAVKANIEERYHLNDPLSKQYVDYLVNISHFNLGPTFRYAGRTVNDLIKDGMPKTAAVGLLATIFGIGGGLILGTIAALGQNKTPDIIATVFSTIGISVPSFVLATLFQYYLGFKTGWFPPVGWGELKQLVLPSLALSAYPIAQVTRLMRTSMLDVLSQDYIRTARAKGLSGYLIITRHAMRNALLPVITYLGPFFAYILTGNFVVEYVFNIPGIGQFFVTGINNRDYPTIMGITILFCTLLVVFNLLVDIAYTLVDPRIKLTTQKGA, encoded by the coding sequence TTGGTAAAATACTTAATTCAACGTATAGCCTCAGCTTTTTTGGTGCTTTTTCTAGTTATTAGCCTGACGTTCGTTTTAATGCATGCAATTCCCGGGGGCCCTTTCTCATCCGAGAAGGTCTTACCAGATGCGGTTAAGGCTAATATTGAAGAACGATATCATCTTAATGATCCGCTCTCAAAGCAGTACGTAGATTACCTAGTTAATATTTCTCATTTCAATTTGGGTCCGACGTTTCGTTATGCTGGAAGAACCGTTAATGATCTCATTAAGGACGGCATGCCGAAAACAGCGGCAGTCGGACTATTGGCGACTATATTTGGCATTGGAGGAGGCCTCATTTTAGGAACGATAGCAGCCTTAGGTCAGAATAAAACCCCTGATATTATAGCAACTGTGTTTTCTACAATCGGCATCTCAGTACCGAGTTTCGTCCTTGCAACGTTGTTTCAATATTATTTAGGTTTTAAAACCGGTTGGTTTCCCCCGGTAGGCTGGGGTGAATTGAAACAGCTTGTGCTTCCTTCACTCGCCTTAAGTGCCTACCCCATTGCCCAAGTAACACGTTTGATGCGGACAAGCATGTTGGATGTTTTAAGTCAAGATTATATCCGCACTGCTCGTGCCAAAGGTTTATCCGGTTATCTAATTATTACACGACATGCCATGCGCAATGCGCTTTTGCCAGTTATTACGTATTTAGGGCCGTTCTTTGCCTATATTCTAACTGGCAATTTCGTGGTTGAATATGTCTTTAACATACCGGGTATTGGTCAGTTCTTCGTAACCGGTATCAATAATCGTGATTATCCCACAATCATGGGGATTACTATTCTCTTTTGCACACTCTTAGTGGTATTCAATTTGCTGGTGGATATTGCCTATACGTTGGTAGATCCGCGAATCAAACTGACCACGCAGAAGGGGGCGTAA
- a CDS encoding ABC transporter permease: protein MSLSPSMFEPVKSQISSDAIARPSTTLWQDAWRRFKKNYLAMIGLVVLGLLVLFSFGGPFFSQFNFFTNDLDNLFASPSWIHPFGTDDLGRDIMTRIMYGGRISLEIGLVSVMINLVLGVFYGGISGYFGGRVDNIMMRIIDIIYSVPDLLYVILLMVVLGQGGLINIMIVLGIVNWMAMARIVRGQILALREQEYVLAARTLGANTKRLLLKHLIPNTIGPIIVTVALQIPAAIFMEAFLSFIGIGIMPPLASWGSMASAGRLSIPAHPNALLFPSLAIAITMLAFNFVGDGLRDAFDPKMRK, encoded by the coding sequence ATGAGCTTATCACCAAGTATGTTTGAACCCGTGAAATCTCAAATTTCTTCGGATGCTATCGCTCGTCCAAGTACGACCCTTTGGCAAGATGCGTGGCGACGTTTTAAGAAAAATTATCTTGCAATGATCGGTCTGGTAGTTCTTGGCCTCCTCGTGCTTTTTTCATTCGGTGGACCATTTTTTTCACAGTTTAATTTCTTTACAAATGACCTCGATAATCTTTTTGCCTCTCCTTCGTGGATCCATCCTTTTGGTACAGATGATCTAGGCAGGGATATAATGACACGGATTATGTATGGGGGAAGAATTTCCTTGGAAATTGGTTTAGTATCAGTCATGATTAATCTGGTACTAGGTGTTTTTTACGGCGGAATTTCTGGTTATTTTGGCGGTAGAGTTGACAACATTATGATGCGTATCATTGATATCATTTATAGTGTCCCAGACTTGCTCTACGTCATATTACTTATGGTAGTTTTGGGGCAAGGCGGCTTGATTAATATCATGATCGTCTTAGGTATTGTTAACTGGATGGCGATGGCTAGAATTGTTCGAGGCCAAATTCTAGCATTGCGTGAACAGGAATATGTTTTGGCTGCCCGTACGCTCGGTGCAAATACCAAGCGTCTGTTGTTAAAACACCTCATCCCGAATACGATTGGTCCAATTATCGTAACAGTTGCTTTGCAAATTCCTGCAGCCATCTTTATGGAGGCATTCCTTAGCTTTATCGGAATAGGTATAATGCCTCCTTTAGCGAGCTGGGGTTCTATGGCGTCTGCGGGTAGGTTAAGTATTCCAGCACATCCCAACGCCTTACTGTTTCCTTCGCTGGCTATTGCCATCACAATGTTAGCTTTTAACTTTGTCGGAGACGGCCTAAGGGACGCCTTTGACCCTAAAATGCGAAAGTAG
- a CDS encoding ABC transporter ATP-binding protein, protein MGHLLEVKDLCTSFFTYAGEVKAVDGVSFYLDQGEAIGIVGESGCGKSITVQSIMRLIPNPPGKIIGGSVNFIGVDLLKKSEKQMESIRGKDISMIFQDPMTSLNPVLTVGLQLTEVLKRHEGLTGKVAKDRAVELLELVGISNPESRLKQYPHQFSGGMRQRVMIALALACNPKLLIADEPTTALDVTIQAQILELMQDLKSKINTSIIMITHDLGVVAGLCSRVIVMYGGKIVESGSTNDIYYNPKHPYTWGLLKSVPRLDADKNTKLIPIPGTPIDLLNSPKGCRFAPRCSHCMRICTEQTPEYTQLGEGHQVACWLQHPQAPKVAELEGRV, encoded by the coding sequence ATGGGACATTTGCTAGAAGTAAAAGACTTATGTACCTCCTTCTTTACCTATGCTGGTGAAGTTAAGGCTGTGGATGGTGTAAGCTTCTACTTAGACCAAGGAGAGGCTATAGGTATTGTAGGAGAATCTGGCTGTGGTAAGAGTATTACTGTCCAATCCATAATGCGTTTAATTCCTAACCCTCCCGGTAAAATTATTGGGGGCAGTGTTAATTTTATAGGAGTGGACCTATTAAAGAAAAGTGAGAAACAAATGGAGTCTATCCGTGGAAAAGACATTAGTATGATTTTCCAGGATCCTATGACCTCCCTGAATCCAGTGCTCACGGTTGGGTTACAACTGACGGAGGTTCTTAAACGACATGAAGGGTTAACTGGTAAGGTAGCAAAAGATCGTGCAGTTGAGCTTTTAGAACTCGTGGGAATATCAAATCCCGAAAGCCGTTTAAAACAGTATCCTCATCAGTTTTCCGGTGGTATGCGTCAACGGGTTATGATTGCTCTGGCCTTGGCTTGTAACCCCAAATTGCTCATTGCAGATGAGCCCACGACCGCTTTGGACGTGACGATCCAGGCTCAGATTTTAGAGTTGATGCAAGACCTTAAGAGTAAGATTAATACCTCTATTATCATGATTACCCATGATTTAGGGGTTGTAGCTGGGCTTTGCAGCAGGGTAATTGTTATGTACGGCGGAAAAATAGTTGAAAGTGGCAGCACAAATGATATTTACTATAATCCAAAACATCCCTATACTTGGGGCCTTTTAAAATCAGTCCCTCGCTTGGATGCAGATAAGAACACAAAACTTATCCCTATCCCAGGAACACCTATCGATCTTCTTAATTCTCCAAAAGGATGTAGATTTGCACCTCGTTGTTCTCACTGTATGCGGATTTGCACAGAACAAACACCAGAATATACTCAACTCGGCGAAGGTCACCAAGTGGCTTGTTGGCTACAACATCCTCAGGCTCCTAAAGTAGCTGAGCTGGAAGGGAGAGTGTAG